The Microvirgula aerodenitrificans DSM 15089 genome has a segment encoding these proteins:
- a CDS encoding Gp37 family protein, with amino-acid sequence MLNKIEDSLIRRLRDSLPDAVEVIPLPDTVEGIARPFATGQICVYYAGLNGRPQPSTTGSIESRRQIWQLLLRHRHRRQDGGLHGLIDSARYLLTGFLPAGAAGRLQLEEESVPEPLDGVWVSFLTLSCPVPVLHLEDPEAGPRLVRLEWEGQVQPPNFKESP; translated from the coding sequence ATGCTCAACAAGATCGAGGACAGCCTGATCCGGCGGTTGCGCGACTCCTTGCCGGACGCGGTTGAAGTCATCCCGCTCCCGGACACCGTCGAGGGAATCGCAAGGCCGTTCGCAACCGGCCAGATCTGCGTCTACTACGCGGGCCTGAACGGACGGCCGCAGCCGAGCACAACCGGCAGCATCGAGTCCCGGCGCCAGATCTGGCAACTGCTGCTGCGTCACCGCCACCGTCGTCAGGATGGCGGCCTGCACGGGTTGATCGACTCGGCGCGCTACCTGCTGACCGGATTCCTGCCGGCCGGCGCAGCCGGACGGCTGCAGCTCGAAGAGGAAAGCGTGCCCGAGCCGCTCGATGGCGTCTGGGTCTCGTTCCTGACGCTGTCCTGCCCTGTACCCGTTCTGCATCTGGAAGACCCCGAAGCCGGGCCGCGTCTGGTCCGGCTCGAATGGGAAGGCCAGGTGCAGCCACCCAATTTCAAGGAGTCTCCATGA